A DNA window from Sphingomonas changnyeongensis contains the following coding sequences:
- a CDS encoding DUF885 domain-containing protein, producing MRAAAALILAAPALAPVTASAQTQDGATPSARLKAVIDAHWAWYLSRNPEQATALGVRDHDDRLSDVSLAAADADAATAQRFGAQLAAIPDTGLSPAERVNKRILARLLAEQVEGNRYGQRQMLFTSYYGWHQGFAGMADNLPFAAAADYRSYLTRLGQYPKLNSDALAVTRAAVAQGFVQPCDALRGYEKTIIGVIAPSPDQSRFYQPFTRARPRDLSEAEWAKMQDEAKRLITTVVEPEYRRFHDYFVRDYLPRCRATVGASAMPGGADWYAFRARQSTTTDKTPDEIHRIGLAEVARIRAEMETVARAAGFASREAFIADLRTNPRHYATTPEALLAAAAVEAKRIDGLLPRYFGRLPRLSYGIKPIPAEIAEGTTTAYYNPGSPAAGISGTYFVNTSKLAQRPLWELPALTAHESVPGHHFQVALQQELELPEFRRHQAGFTAFVEGWALYTERLGIEMGLYDTPEKQMGRLSYEMWRACRLVVDTGIHAKGWTKAQAVAFMKDNSALTDANIDAEVNRYISWPGQALGYKMGEIRIRELRARAEAALGPRFDVKRFHDAVLVEGPVPLDLLETQIDAWIAAEKLRG from the coding sequence CTGCGCGCTGCCGCCGCCCTGATTCTCGCCGCGCCAGCTCTGGCCCCCGTGACGGCATCCGCACAGACGCAGGACGGGGCCACGCCCTCTGCCCGGCTGAAGGCGGTGATCGACGCGCACTGGGCCTGGTATCTGTCCCGCAACCCCGAACAGGCGACCGCGCTTGGCGTGCGCGATCATGACGACCGGCTGTCGGACGTCAGCCTGGCCGCCGCCGATGCCGATGCGGCGACCGCGCAGCGTTTCGGCGCGCAGCTGGCGGCCATTCCCGACACCGGCCTGTCGCCGGCCGAGCGGGTGAACAAGCGCATCCTGGCCCGGCTGCTCGCCGAACAGGTCGAGGGCAATCGCTACGGCCAGCGGCAGATGCTGTTCACCAGCTATTATGGCTGGCATCAGGGCTTTGCCGGCATGGCCGACAATCTGCCCTTTGCCGCCGCCGCCGATTACCGCAGCTATCTGACGCGGCTCGGCCAATATCCGAAGCTGAACAGCGATGCGCTGGCGGTCACCCGGGCGGCGGTCGCGCAGGGGTTCGTTCAGCCCTGCGACGCGCTGCGCGGCTATGAAAAGACGATCATCGGGGTCATCGCCCCCTCGCCCGACCAGTCGCGCTTCTACCAGCCCTTCACCCGCGCCCGGCCGCGCGACCTGTCGGAGGCCGAATGGGCGAAGATGCAGGACGAGGCGAAGCGGCTGATCACCACCGTGGTCGAGCCGGAATATCGCCGCTTCCACGATTATTTCGTCCGCGACTATCTGCCGCGCTGCCGCGCGACCGTGGGCGCGTCGGCGATGCCCGGCGGGGCGGACTGGTATGCGTTCCGCGCCCGGCAATCGACGACGACCGACAAGACCCCCGATGAGATCCACCGGATCGGCCTGGCCGAGGTCGCGCGCATCCGCGCGGAGATGGAAACCGTCGCCCGCGCCGCCGGCTTTGCCAGCCGCGAGGCGTTCATCGCCGATCTGCGCACCAATCCGCGCCATTATGCGACGACGCCCGAGGCGCTGCTCGCCGCCGCCGCGGTCGAGGCCAAGCGCATCGACGGGCTGCTGCCGCGCTATTTCGGCCGGCTGCCGCGCCTCAGCTATGGCATCAAGCCGATCCCGGCCGAAATCGCCGAGGGGACGACCACCGCCTATTACAATCCGGGATCCCCGGCGGCGGGGATTTCCGGCACCTATTTCGTCAACACATCCAAGCTGGCGCAGCGGCCGCTCTGGGAACTGCCAGCGCTGACCGCGCATGAGTCGGTGCCGGGCCATCACTTCCAGGTCGCGCTGCAACAGGAACTGGAGCTGCCCGAGTTTCGCCGCCACCAGGCCGGCTTCACCGCCTTTGTCGAGGGCTGGGCGCTCTATACCGAGCGGCTGGGCATCGAGATGGGGCTGTATGACACGCCCGAAAAGCAGATGGGGCGCCTGTCCTATGAAATGTGGCGGGCGTGCCGGCTGGTCGTCGACACCGGCATCCATGCCAAAGGCTGGACCAAGGCGCAGGCCGTCGCGTTCATGAAGGACAACAGCGCGCTAACCGACGCCAATATCGATGCCGAGGTCAACCGCTATATCAGCTGGCCGGGCCAGGCGCTCGGCTACAAGATGGGCGAGATCCGCATCCGGGAACTACGCGCCCGCGCCGAAGCCGCGCTCGGCCCGCGCTTCGACGTCAAGCGGTTCCACGATGCCGTGCTGGTCGAAGGGCCGGTGCCGCTCGACCTGCTGGAGACGCAGATCGACGCCTGGATCGCGGCCGAAAAGCTGCGGGGGTAA
- the typA gene encoding translational GTPase TypA — protein sequence MSLRNVAIIAHVDHGKTTLVDQLFRQSGTFRDNQRVEERAMDSNDLEKERGITILAKCTSVDWKGTRINIVDTPGHADFGGEVERILSMVDGVILLVDSSEGAMPQTKFVTGKALALGLRPIVVVNKIDRPDSRVEEVLNEVFDLFVTLEATDEQLDFPVLYASGRNGYASEDAEAREGTLAPLFDKIIDHVPEPQVDAEAPFSFLVTLLDRDNFLGRILTGRVETGTVRLNQPIHALDSDGQVIETGRATKIMAFRGLERVPVEEARAGDIISLAGLTVATVANTIADTSVSVPLKAQPIDPPTLSMRFAVNDSPMAGREGSKVTSRMIRDRLMREAESNVAIRVTESEDKDSFEVAGRGELQLGVLIETMRREGFELGISRPRVLFRDGPGGREEPYETVVIDVDEEYSGTVVDKMNQRKAEMTDMRPSGGGKTRITFSAPSRGLIGYHGEFLSDTRGTGIMNRIFERYGPHKGAIEGRKNGVLISNGSGEANAYALNALEDRGVLMVGPGEPLYEGMIIGENAKPDDLEVNPMKAKQLTNFRASGGKDDAIRLTPPRRLTLEQAIAYIDDDEMVEVTPKSIRLRKRHLDPHERKRASRAKAA from the coding sequence ATGAGCCTCCGCAACGTGGCCATCATCGCGCATGTCGATCATGGCAAGACCACGCTCGTCGACCAGTTGTTCCGCCAGTCGGGGACGTTCCGCGACAATCAGCGCGTCGAGGAACGCGCGATGGATTCGAACGATCTGGAAAAGGAACGCGGGATCACCATCCTGGCCAAGTGCACCTCGGTGGACTGGAAGGGCACGCGCATCAACATCGTCGACACGCCCGGCCACGCCGATTTCGGCGGCGAGGTGGAGCGCATCCTGTCGATGGTCGACGGCGTCATCCTGCTCGTCGATTCGTCCGAAGGCGCGATGCCGCAGACCAAGTTCGTGACCGGCAAGGCGCTGGCGCTCGGCCTCCGGCCGATCGTGGTCGTCAACAAGATCGACCGGCCGGATTCGCGCGTCGAGGAGGTGCTGAACGAGGTGTTCGACCTGTTCGTGACGCTTGAGGCGACCGACGAACAGCTTGATTTCCCGGTGCTCTATGCCTCGGGCCGCAACGGCTATGCGTCCGAGGATGCCGAGGCGCGCGAAGGCACGCTCGCCCCGCTGTTCGACAAGATCATCGATCATGTGCCTGAGCCGCAGGTCGATGCCGAGGCGCCGTTCAGCTTCCTCGTCACGCTGCTCGACCGCGATAACTTCCTTGGCCGCATCCTGACCGGCCGGGTCGAAACCGGCACCGTGCGGCTCAACCAGCCGATCCATGCGCTCGATTCCGACGGGCAGGTGATCGAAACCGGCCGTGCGACCAAGATCATGGCGTTTCGCGGGCTGGAGCGCGTGCCGGTCGAGGAGGCGCGCGCCGGGGACATCATCAGCCTGGCCGGGCTGACGGTCGCGACCGTCGCCAACACCATCGCCGACACCTCGGTCAGCGTGCCGCTCAAGGCGCAGCCGATCGATCCGCCGACGCTGTCGATGCGCTTTGCCGTCAACGACTCGCCGATGGCGGGCCGTGAGGGCAGCAAGGTCACCAGCCGCATGATCCGCGACCGGCTGATGCGCGAGGCCGAATCGAACGTCGCCATCCGCGTGACCGAGAGCGAGGACAAGGACAGTTTCGAAGTCGCCGGGCGCGGCGAACTCCAGCTCGGCGTGCTGATCGAGACGATGCGCCGCGAAGGCTTTGAACTGGGGATCAGCCGCCCGCGCGTGCTGTTCCGCGACGGGCCGGGTGGGCGCGAAGAGCCTTATGAAACCGTCGTCATCGACGTGGACGAGGAATATTCGGGCACGGTCGTCGACAAGATGAACCAGCGCAAGGCCGAGATGACCGACATGCGCCCCTCGGGCGGCGGCAAGACGCGCATCACCTTCTCCGCGCCGTCGCGCGGCCTGATCGGCTATCATGGCGAGTTCCTGTCCGACACGCGCGGCACCGGGATCATGAACCGCATCTTCGAACGCTATGGCCCGCACAAGGGCGCGATCGAGGGCCGCAAGAACGGCGTGCTGATCTCCAACGGATCGGGCGAGGCCAATGCCTATGCGCTCAACGCGCTCGAGGACCGCGGCGTGCTGATGGTCGGCCCGGGCGAGCCGCTTTATGAAGGCATGATCATCGGCGAAAACGCCAAGCCGGATGACCTTGAAGTCAACCCGATGAAGGCGAAGCAGCTGACCAACTTCCGTGCGTCGGGCGGCAAGGACGACGCCATCCGGCTGACCCCGCCCCGGCGGCTGACGCTCGAACAGGCGATCGCCTATATCGACGATGACGAGATGGTCGAGGTGACGCCCAAGAGCATCCGGCTGCGCAAGCGCCATCTCGACCCGCATGAGCGCAAGCGCGCGTCGCGCGCCAAGGCGGCCTGA
- a CDS encoding agmatinase family protein, translated as MRPVRLIGLPTDINSSFLRGAAAAPPLIRAALLSDMGNPAAECGLELGRDIPFEDLGDLPLTEDCAADDARIVAAVRDACAGGGVPICLGGDHAVTYPVLRGIAAVHGLVAILHIDAHSDCYDELGGNRRSHASPFARIMEDGLATRLVQVGIRTLNAHQAAQVARFGIEVVPMRDFTPAGVPVPAGPLYLSVDLDGLDPAFAPGVAHHEPGGLSTRQLLDLIARIPGPLVGADIVELNPARDLNGMTATVAAKLVKEIAALAQRTG; from the coding sequence ATGCGCCCCGTCCGCCTGATCGGCCTGCCGACCGACATCAACTCCAGCTTCCTGCGCGGCGCGGCTGCTGCGCCGCCGCTGATCCGCGCCGCGCTCCTGTCCGACATGGGCAATCCGGCTGCCGAATGCGGGCTGGAACTGGGCCGCGACATCCCGTTTGAGGATCTGGGCGACCTGCCGCTGACCGAGGATTGCGCGGCCGATGACGCGCGGATCGTGGCGGCGGTGCGCGACGCCTGTGCAGGCGGCGGCGTGCCGATCTGCCTGGGCGGCGACCATGCCGTCACCTATCCGGTGCTGCGCGGGATCGCCGCCGTGCACGGGCTGGTCGCGATCCTGCATATCGACGCGCATTCGGACTGTTATGACGAACTGGGCGGCAATCGCCGCTCGCACGCCTCGCCGTTCGCGCGGATCATGGAGGACGGGCTGGCGACCCGGCTGGTCCAGGTCGGCATCCGCACGCTCAATGCCCATCAGGCGGCGCAGGTCGCGCGGTTCGGGATCGAGGTGGTGCCGATGCGCGATTTCACGCCCGCCGGCGTGCCGGTGCCCGCCGGGCCGCTTTACCTGTCGGTCGATCTGGACGGGCTGGACCCCGCCTTTGCCCCCGGGGTCGCGCATCATGAACCGGGCGGCCTGTCGACGCGCCAGCTGCTCGACCTCATCGCCCGCATCCCCGGACCGCTGGTCGGCGCGGACATTGTCGAGCTCAATCCGGCGCGCGACCTCAATGGCATGACCGCGACGGTTGCGGCCAAGCTGGTCAAGGAAATCGCCGCGCTGGCGCAGCGGACGGGCTGA
- a CDS encoding DMT family transporter, producing the protein MKAEVLAVVLGLVSAVTLALVNTAVKIAGDILVARSVLSVTAALVTLPGLLLVGAPDPGTVAALVWAIPAHLFYQFCLVRAMTHGDLSLVFPVMRGLAPLLTAISAWGLLGERLNPAGWAALLVATAAIIVFALPPRGVSLRRHPDARALLWAGGTAIGVALYSATDARGVRAGSDPLDYIVWLFLLDWVGITLVALTLRRRAYLAAAVMQWRTAVTAGLLSVASFGAALFAMTLVEVAKVSALRETAVVFAALMGALLLKEGFGGRRIAAAAVLAAALIALQFAG; encoded by the coding sequence ATGAAGGCGGAGGTGCTGGCGGTCGTGCTCGGCCTCGTCTCCGCGGTCACCCTCGCACTCGTCAACACGGCGGTGAAGATCGCCGGCGACATTCTGGTCGCCCGGTCGGTGCTGTCGGTGACGGCGGCACTGGTCACGCTGCCGGGGCTGCTGCTGGTCGGCGCGCCCGATCCCGGCACCGTCGCCGCTCTGGTCTGGGCGATCCCGGCGCATCTTTTCTATCAGTTCTGCCTCGTGCGCGCGATGACGCACGGCGATCTGTCGCTGGTGTTTCCGGTGATGCGCGGCCTTGCCCCGCTGTTGACCGCGATCAGCGCCTGGGGGCTGCTCGGCGAACGGCTGAACCCGGCGGGCTGGGCGGCGCTGCTGGTCGCGACCGCCGCGATCATCGTCTTTGCGCTGCCGCCGCGCGGGGTTTCGCTGCGCCGTCACCCGGATGCGCGGGCGCTGCTCTGGGCCGGGGGGACGGCCATCGGCGTCGCGCTCTACAGCGCCACCGACGCACGCGGCGTCCGCGCCGGGTCCGATCCGCTCGATTACATCGTCTGGCTGTTCCTGCTCGACTGGGTGGGCATCACGCTGGTGGCGCTGACGCTCAGGCGGCGCGCCTATCTGGCGGCGGCGGTCATGCAGTGGCGGACGGCGGTGACCGCCGGGCTGTTGTCGGTCGCCTCGTTCGGGGCCGCGCTCTTTGCGATGACGCTGGTTGAGGTGGCGAAAGTCTCGGCGCTGCGCGAAACGGCGGTGGTGTTTGCCGCGCTGATGGGGGCGCTGTTGCTGAAGGAAGGCTTTGGCGGGCGGCGCATCGCGGCAGCGGCGGTGCTCGCAGCAGCCCTTATCGCGCTGCAATTCGCGGGCTAA
- a CDS encoding toxic anion resistance protein yields MATSTTTIEDTGLVLTPPDPVPVVAPEKAAGLVPIEDKQKTELDARVDQFVAELIAQDVNSPEFGKRVDSITALGQKEIRAAAGESNRFLDRPVRAMDQESGVGADLAQLRRTIEDLDPSTRGDLFTKKKLFGIIPFGNKLRDYFDSYTSAQSHIAAILARLAKGKDELLMDNAAIAVERQKLWAAMGRLEQMIHMSKTLDQKLEDKAAELDATDPTKAKAIRETALFYVRQRTQDLLTQMAVTVQGYLALDLVKKNNVELIKGVDRASTTTVSALRTAVTVAQALTNQKLVLEQITALNTTTANIIDSTGKLLKTQTAQIHEQAASSTIPLEVLSRAFQNIYDTMDSIDTFKLKALDSMKTTVNALSNEVEKSRGYIARAEGAEQAQASPFQALEG; encoded by the coding sequence ATGGCAACGAGCACCACCACGATCGAGGATACGGGCCTTGTCCTGACCCCGCCGGACCCGGTGCCCGTCGTCGCGCCGGAAAAGGCCGCCGGGCTGGTGCCGATCGAGGACAAGCAGAAGACCGAGCTTGATGCCCGGGTCGACCAGTTCGTTGCCGAGCTGATCGCGCAGGACGTCAATTCGCCCGAATTCGGCAAGCGCGTCGATTCGATCACCGCGCTCGGCCAGAAGGAAATCCGCGCCGCCGCCGGGGAGAGCAACCGCTTCCTCGACCGGCCGGTGCGCGCGATGGACCAGGAATCGGGCGTGGGCGCGGATCTGGCCCAGCTGCGGCGCACGATCGAGGATCTCGATCCGTCAACGCGCGGCGATCTGTTCACGAAGAAGAAGCTGTTCGGCATCATCCCGTTCGGCAACAAGCTGCGCGACTATTTCGACAGCTACACCTCGGCGCAGAGCCATATCGCCGCGATCCTCGCCCGGCTGGCCAAGGGCAAGGACGAGCTGCTGATGGACAATGCCGCCATCGCGGTCGAGCGGCAGAAGCTGTGGGCGGCGATGGGCCGGCTCGAGCAGATGATCCACATGTCGAAGACGCTCGACCAGAAGCTGGAGGACAAGGCCGCCGAGCTGGACGCGACCGATCCGACCAAGGCCAAGGCGATCCGCGAGACCGCGCTGTTCTATGTCCGCCAGCGCACGCAGGACCTGCTGACCCAGATGGCGGTGACCGTGCAGGGCTATCTGGCGCTCGATCTGGTCAAGAAGAACAATGTCGAGCTGATCAAGGGCGTCGACCGCGCATCGACGACGACGGTGTCGGCGCTGCGCACGGCGGTCACGGTCGCGCAGGCGCTGACCAACCAGAAGCTGGTCCTTGAACAGATCACCGCGCTCAACACGACGACCGCCAACATCATCGATTCGACGGGCAAGCTCCTGAAGACGCAGACCGCGCAGATCCATGAACAGGCGGCATCGTCGACCATCCCGCTCGAAGTGCTCAGCCGCGCGTTCCAGAACATCTATGACACGATGGATTCGATCGACACCTTCAAGCTGAAGGCGCTCGATTCGATGAAGACGACGGTCAATGCGCTGTCGAACGAGGTCGAGAAGTCGCGCGGCTATATCGCCCGCGCCGAGGGGGCCGAACAGGCCCAGGCCTCGCCGTTCCAGGCGCTGGAGGGCTGA
- a CDS encoding nitroreductase, which yields MDYDAVVLGRRSIRGYRPDPVPRALIEEILTLAMRAPSSMNSQPWNFHVIGGEVLDRIRAGNTERMLAGVPESREFRTGRPFAGKHRDRQVGVAKQLFAAMGIAREDQARRQDWVLRGFRQFDAPVCIIITYDRDLDGSDDTPFDCGAVANGIVNAAWSRGLGAVINSQGIMQSPVVRAHAGIPEDQVIMKSIALGWPDHDFPANAVVSERKSVAEAAVFVGFPES from the coding sequence ATGGATTATGACGCAGTGGTGCTCGGCCGGCGCAGCATCCGGGGCTATCGCCCCGATCCGGTGCCGCGCGCGCTGATCGAGGAAATCCTGACGCTGGCGATGCGCGCGCCCTCGTCGATGAACAGCCAGCCCTGGAACTTCCACGTGATCGGCGGCGAGGTGCTCGACCGCATCCGCGCCGGCAACACCGAACGCATGCTGGCGGGCGTGCCCGAAAGCCGCGAGTTTCGCACCGGTCGGCCCTTTGCCGGCAAGCACCGCGACCGGCAGGTCGGCGTCGCCAAGCAATTGTTCGCCGCCATGGGCATTGCCCGCGAGGATCAGGCGCGGCGGCAGGACTGGGTGCTGCGCGGCTTTCGCCAGTTCGATGCGCCGGTGTGCATCATCATCACCTATGATCGCGACCTTGACGGCAGCGACGACACGCCGTTCGATTGCGGGGCGGTGGCGAACGGCATCGTCAACGCCGCCTGGTCGCGCGGGCTGGGCGCGGTCATCAACAGCCAGGGCATCATGCAGTCGCCTGTGGTGCGCGCCCATGCCGGCATCCCCGAGGATCAGGTGATCATGAAGAGCATCGCGCTCGGCTGGCCCGACCATGATTTTCCGGCCAACGCCGTGGTGTCGGAGCGCAAGTCGGTCGCCGAGGCGGCGGTGTTTGTCGGCTTTCCCGAGTCGTGA
- a CDS encoding murein L,D-transpeptidase catalytic domain family protein: MTIARRDLLKAALIGGGTLATPALATSALATSALAPPGSGVLRGGSDPLLAAARAALARHGHLAADRNRIGVVDFALPSRTPRFFLIDFAAGRASSHLVAHGRGSDPAHRGWLEVFSNRPGSAATSEGVYLTGAEYQGQHGRSRRLTGLDPTNDMAEARAIVIHSAWYVGPDMVAQHGKLGRSEGCLAFSSADLAEVMARLGPGHLIVAGRFSG; the protein is encoded by the coding sequence ATGACGATTGCCCGCCGCGACCTGCTCAAGGCTGCCCTGATCGGCGGCGGCACGCTGGCCACCCCTGCGCTTGCCACCTCCGCGCTGGCCACCTCAGCGTTGGCTCCCCCCGGCAGCGGCGTGCTGCGCGGGGGCAGCGATCCGCTGCTCGCCGCCGCGCGGGCGGCGCTCGCCCGGCACGGCCATCTGGCTGCTGACCGCAACCGGATCGGCGTCGTCGATTTCGCGCTGCCGTCGCGCACGCCGCGCTTCTTCCTGATCGATTTCGCCGCCGGGCGCGCGTCCAGCCATCTGGTCGCCCATGGCCGGGGATCGGACCCCGCGCATCGCGGCTGGCTGGAGGTGTTTTCCAACCGCCCCGGCTCCGCCGCGACATCTGAGGGCGTCTATCTGACCGGTGCCGAATATCAGGGCCAGCATGGCCGCTCCCGCCGGCTGACCGGGCTCGACCCCACCAACGACATGGCCGAGGCGCGGGCGATCGTCATCCATTCGGCCTGGTATGTCGGGCCGGACATGGTCGCCCAGCATGGCAAGCTTGGCCGCAGCGAGGGGTGTCTCGCGTTCAGCAGCGCCGATCTGGCGGAAGTGATGGCGCGGCTCGGCCCCGGCCATCTGATCGTCGCCGGGCGTTTTTCCGGCTGA
- a CDS encoding DUF2256 domain-containing protein, which yields MHKKPHLPEKMCPVCQRPFAWRKKWARDWDQVKYCSERCRRTGSG from the coding sequence ATGCATAAGAAACCCCATCTGCCCGAAAAAATGTGCCCGGTGTGCCAGCGCCCGTTCGCGTGGCGCAAGAAATGGGCGCGCGACTGGGATCAGGTCAAATATTGTTCGGAGCGCTGCCGGCGCACTGGGAGTGGTTAG
- a CDS encoding isopenicillin N synthase family dioxygenase, protein MIDTDTSTIPPLSLAEQDQDPAGFAARLGGSFERFGFAVVCDHGIDAALIDRAWALTREFFALPAAVKDRYHIAGMAGQRGYTPFGIETAKGATETDLKEFWHVGRDLPAGHRFAADMPANLWPEELPAFRDVFQALFAQFDRAGARLLAAIARHLGLADDWFVPAVADGNSVMRLLHYPPVSPEAPGVRAGAHEDINLITLLLGAEEAGLQLLDRDGQWLAIDPPEGALVVNVGDMLQRLTNHVLPSTTHRVVNPPPERRGVPRYSMPFFLHPAPDFVIETLPGCITPDRPNRYPEPISAQGYLNQRLRTLGLLKDDGVAG, encoded by the coding sequence ATGATCGATACAGACACAAGCACGATCCCGCCGCTGTCGCTGGCCGAACAGGACCAGGACCCGGCGGGCTTTGCCGCCCGGCTGGGCGGTTCCTTCGAACGTTTCGGCTTCGCGGTCGTGTGCGACCATGGCATCGACGCGGCGCTGATCGACCGGGCCTGGGCGCTGACCCGGGAGTTTTTCGCGCTGCCGGCGGCGGTCAAGGACCGCTACCACATTGCCGGCATGGCCGGTCAGCGCGGCTACACGCCGTTCGGCATCGAAACCGCCAAGGGCGCGACCGAAACCGACCTGAAGGAGTTCTGGCATGTCGGGCGCGACCTGCCGGCCGGTCACCGCTTTGCCGCCGATATGCCCGCCAACCTCTGGCCCGAAGAGCTGCCCGCGTTCCGGGATGTGTTCCAGGCGCTGTTCGCCCAGTTCGACCGGGCGGGGGCGCGGCTGCTGGCGGCGATCGCCCGCCATCTGGGGCTTGCCGATGACTGGTTCGTGCCCGCGGTCGCCGACGGCAACAGCGTGATGAGGCTGCTGCATTACCCGCCGGTGTCGCCCGAGGCGCCGGGCGTCCGCGCCGGCGCGCATGAGGATATCAACCTGATCACGCTGCTGCTTGGCGCCGAGGAAGCCGGGCTGCAGCTGCTCGACCGCGACGGCCAGTGGCTGGCCATCGACCCGCCCGAAGGGGCGCTGGTCGTCAATGTCGGCGACATGCTGCAGCGGCTGACCAACCATGTGCTGCCCTCGACCACCCACCGGGTCGTCAATCCGCCGCCCGAACGGCGGGGCGTGCCGCGTTATTCGATGCCCTTCTTCCTGCACCCGGCCCCGGATTTCGTCATCGAGACGCTGCCCGGCTGCATCACGCCGGACCGGCCGAATCGCTATCCCGAGCCGATTTCGGCGCAGGGCTATCTCAATCAGCGGCTGCGCACGCTCGGCTTGCTGAAGGATGACGGGGTCGCGGGCTGA
- a CDS encoding MFS transporter, translated as MPRPNPPAPPARPQSPSRLRQPGFGEFVTLIAALMAMTALAIDSMLPALPAIGTDLGVGAANDRQWVVSAFVLGMGLGQIVHGPLSDRFGRRPVLLGSLALGLICNLVAASAGGFALLVAARAASGLVTASSRVLAVSIVRDRFAGAEMARVMSLATIVFLAAPILAPSIGQLILLVAPWRAIFAVLAAAGLAVMVWAAIRLPETLPRDRRVPFSLAALGRGFAAVIGNRIAIGYTLAGTLLLGALYGYILSVQQIFETIFHAPALFPAVFAASAAAMGVAAYLNSRIVTRLGPRHVSHRALAAYVVLALVHLGISLAGWETLLSFAVLQAAALACFGLATANMTAIAMEPMGRIAGMASSVQGLIQILAGAGIGIMIGQAFDGTTRPLFAGAVIAGVAALAIIAMVERGRLFHPA; from the coding sequence GTGCCCCGCCCGAATCCCCCCGCTCCGCCTGCCCGGCCGCAATCTCCATCCCGCCTGCGCCAGCCGGGCTTTGGCGAGTTCGTCACGCTGATCGCCGCGCTGATGGCGATGACGGCGCTGGCGATCGATTCGATGCTGCCGGCCCTGCCCGCGATCGGCACCGATCTGGGCGTCGGTGCGGCCAATGACCGGCAATGGGTGGTCTCGGCCTTCGTGCTCGGCATGGGGCTGGGCCAGATCGTCCATGGCCCGCTGTCCGACCGGTTCGGCCGCCGGCCGGTGCTGCTGGGCAGCCTTGCGCTCGGCCTGATCTGCAATCTGGTGGCGGCGAGCGCGGGCGGCTTTGCGCTGCTCGTCGCCGCGCGCGCGGCCAGCGGGCTGGTGACCGCCTCGTCGCGCGTGCTTGCGGTGTCGATCGTGCGCGACCGGTTTGCGGGGGCGGAAATGGCGCGGGTGATGAGCCTGGCGACGATCGTCTTCCTCGCCGCGCCGATCCTCGCGCCCAGCATCGGCCAGCTGATCCTGCTGGTCGCCCCCTGGCGCGCGATCTTCGCCGTGCTGGCGGCCGCCGGGCTGGCGGTGATGGTGTGGGCGGCGATCCGCCTGCCCGAAACCCTGCCGCGCGACCGCCGGGTGCCGTTCAGCCTCGCCGCGCTCGGCCGGGGATTTGCGGCGGTGATCGGCAACCGGATCGCCATCGGCTACACACTCGCCGGCACGCTGCTGCTCGGTGCGCTTTACGGCTATATCCTGTCGGTCCAGCAGATTTTCGAGACGATTTTCCACGCCCCCGCGCTGTTCCCGGCGGTGTTTGCCGCGAGCGCCGCGGCAATGGGGGTCGCCGCCTATCTGAATTCGCGGATCGTGACCCGGCTTGGCCCGCGCCATGTGTCGCACCGGGCGCTTGCCGCCTATGTCGTGCTCGCGCTCGTCCACCTTGGGATCAGCCTGGCGGGCTGGGAAACGCTGCTGAGCTTTGCCGTGCTGCAGGCGGCGGCGCTTGCCTGTTTCGGGCTGGCCACGGCCAACATGACCGCGATCGCGATGGAGCCGATGGGGCGGATCGCCGGCATGGCCTCCAGCGTTCAGGGGCTGATCCAGATCCTCGCCGGGGCGGGCATCGGCATCATGATCGGCCAGGCATTTGACGGCACGACCCGGCCGCTTTTTGCTGGCGCGGTGATCGCGGGTGTGGCCGCGCTCGCCATCATCGCCATGGTCGAGCGCGGCCGGCTGTTCCATCCCGCCTGA
- a CDS encoding glycine zipper 2TM domain-containing protein — protein sequence MRVLTLSLGAAMLAVPAAVLPLDSAEAQAREWRGRDGRIYCRRPNGTTGLIIGGAAGALIGRAVDGGRDRTLGTVVGAAGGALLGREIDRGGKRRCAPLRR from the coding sequence ATGCGTGTCCTGACCCTTTCCCTCGGTGCCGCGATGCTGGCCGTGCCGGCGGCGGTCCTGCCCCTCGACAGCGCCGAGGCGCAGGCTCGCGAATGGCGGGGCCGCGACGGGCGGATTTATTGCCGCCGCCCCAACGGCACCACCGGGCTGATCATCGGCGGCGCGGCGGGCGCGCTTATCGGCCGTGCGGTCGATGGCGGGCGCGACCGGACGCTGGGCACCGTGGTGGGTGCGGCGGGCGGTGCGCTGCTCGGGCGCGAGATCGACCGCGGCGGCAAGCGCCGCTGCGCGCCGCTCAGGCGCTGA